Proteins encoded within one genomic window of Oryza brachyantha chromosome 7, ObraRS2, whole genome shotgun sequence:
- the LOC102716888 gene encoding calcium-dependent protein kinase 17 — protein MGNTCVGPSAAADRHGFFNSVSLAVLWRPGGRAAEPSTPACPPRESNHAASTTSTAPERVTIADSDLSSSSPTASSNPDKPKPKVKRVQSAGLLADSVLKRDSERLKDLYTLGKKLGQGQFGTTYQCVEKATGKVLACKSIAKRKLLSEEDVEDVRREIQIMHHLAGHPNVVSIVGAYEDAVAVHLVMELCAGGELFDRIVQRGHYSEKAAAQLARVIVGVVEACHSLGVMHRDLKPENFLFVNHKEDSPLKTIDFGLSIFFKPGETYSDVVGSPYYVAPEVLMKHYGREVDVWSAGVIIYILLSGVPPFWDESEQGIFEQVLKGDLDFSSDPWPAISDGAKDLVRKMLNRDPRKRLTAHEALCHPWVCVDGVAPDKPLDSAVLTRLKQFSAMNKLKKMALRVIAENLSEDEIAGLREMFKMLDTDNSGHITLEELKTGLQKVGANLKDSEITALMEAADIDNSGSIDYGEFIAATMHLNKVEREDNLFAAFSYFDKDSSGYITQDELQKACEEFGIGDAHLEDIIKDIDQDNDGRIDYNEFVTMMQKGNNPLGKKGQGQLSFGLREALKLG, from the exons ATGGGGAACACCTGCGTTGGCCCCAGCGCCGCGGCAGACCGCCACGGCTTCTTCAACTCCGTCTCCCTCGCCGTGCTCTGGCGCCCCGgaggccgcgccgccgagcccTCGACGCCGGCGTGCCCGCCCCGGGAGTCGAAccacgccgcctccaccacctccacggCCCCCGAGCGCGTCACCATCGCCGACTCcgacctctcctcctcctccccgaccGCGAGCTCCAACCCCGACAAGCCCAAGCCCAAGGTGAAGCGGGTGCAGAgcgccggcctcctcgccgactccGTCCTCAAGCGCGACTCCGAGCGCCTCAAGGACCTCTACACGCTGGGCAAGAAGCTCGGGCAGGGGCAGTTCGGCACCACCTACCAGTGCGTCGAGAAGGCCACGGGCAAGGTGCTCGCCTGCAAGTCCATCGCGAAGCGGAAGCTGCTCAGCGAGGAGGACGTCGAGGACGTGCGGCGGGAGATCCAGATCATGCACCACCTCGCCGGCCACCCCAACGTGGTCTCCATCGTCGGGGCGTACgaggacgccgtcgccgtgcaccTCGTCATGGAGCTCTGCGCCGGAGGCGAGCTGTTCGACAGGATCGTGCAGCGCGGACACTACTCCGAGAAGGCCGCCGCGCAGCTGGCCCGGGTGATCGTTGGGGTTGTGGAGGCATGCCATTCGCTCGGGGTGATGCACCGAGACCTCAAGCCGGAGAACTTCTTGTTCGTCAACCATAAGGAGGACTCACCACTCAAGACAATCGACTTCGGTCTTTCCATCTTCTTTAAGCCAG GTGAAACTTATTCGGATGTTGTTGGAAGTCCTTATTATGTTGCACCTGAGGTTCTGATGAAGCATTATGGCCGTGAGGTGGATGTATGGAGTGCTGGtgtaattatttatatcttgCTTAGTGGAGTTCCTCCATTTTGGGATG AGTCTGAACAAGGGATATTTGAACAAGTTTTGAAAGGAGATCTTGATTTTTCGTCTGATCCCTGGCCTGCTATCTCAGATGGTGCAAAGGATCTGGTGAGGAAAATGTTAAACCGTGACCCCAGAAAGAGATTGACTGCACATGAAGCTCTAT GTCATCCTTGGGTTTGTGTTGATGGAGTTGCTCCTGATAAACCTCTTGATTCTGCTGTCTTAACTAGACTGAAGCAATTTTCAGCAATGAACAAACTAAAGAAGATGGCCCTTAGG GTCATTGCTGAAAATTTATCGGAAGATGAAATTGCAGGATTGAGAGAAATGTTCAAAATGCTGGACACTGATAATAGTGGCCACATCACACTGGAGGAACTAAAAACTGGCTTGCAGAAAGTTGGTGCTAATTTGAAGGACTCAGAAATTACAGCCCTAATGGAAGCG GCGGATATTGATAACAGTGGTTCAATAGATTATGGGGAGTTCATTGCTGCAACTATGCATCTGAATAAAGTTGAGAGAGAAGATAATCTCTTTGCAGCATTTTCATACTTTGATAAAGACAGCAGTGGTTACATTACTCAAGATGAGCTACAAAAAGCCTGTGAAGAGTTTGGCATAGGAGATGCACATCTGGAGGATATTATCAAAGATATTGATCAGGACAAT GATGGCCGGATTGACTACAATGAATTTGTAACAATGATGCAGAAAGGGAATAACCCACTGGGTAAAAAAGGACAAGGCCAGCTAAGTTTTGGTCTAAGGGAAGCATTGAAGCTTGGCTAA
- the LOC107304615 gene encoding uncharacterized protein LOC107304615 — translation MAAPVPSSPAERALRVLSNRKEVSSLEEIVASGRSGFIFFVASRIKRRTGPPGNGGVTIGNPELLERKKDAEIGVKYGLNLMREWGKEIRGQMKEVEVLIDSIQEKLDAGDDAVPRLGPPHRKRNRVKDRCFYPRESPIPTPMEPSFKRIKLETIDLTASRAADVVAQKAYWRFNLSLLQEKRELLKNLSESIQDSLSHLRADALNNMGTLGAGYADYNPKF, via the exons atggcggccCCCGTCCCCTCTTCTCCGGCGGAGAGGGCGCTGCGGGTTCTCTCCAACCGCAAGGAGGTGTCGTCACTGGAGGAGATCGTCGCGTCCGGGAGGTCGGGTTTCATCTTCTTCGTGGCATCTCGCATCAAGAGGAGAACCGGTCCACCTGGCAACGGCGGCGTCACCATCGGCAACCCAGAGCTGCTCGAGCGGAAGAAGGACGCAGAAATTGGTGTGAAGTACGGTTTGAACCTCATGAGGGAATGGGGGAAGGAGATCCGTGGGCAGATGAAGGAAGTCGAAGTGCTCATCGACAGCATCCAGGAGAagctcgacgccggcgacgatgccGTGCCACGTCTCGGCCCGCCGCACAGGAAGAGAAATCGGGTCAAGGACCGGTGCTTCTATCCG CGCGAGTCCCCGATTCCAACTCCAATGGAGCCTTCCTTCAAGAGGATCAAGCTCGAAACAATTGATCTCACAGCATCGAGGGCGGCAGACGTGGTCGCGCAGAAGGCTTACTGGAGGTTCAATCTCTCACTGCTGCAGGAGAAGAGGGAGCTTCTCAAGAATCTATCCGAGTCGATTCAAGACTCTCTGTCTCATCTACGCGCAGATGCACTGAACAATATGGGCACACTTGGAGCAGGATATGCTG ATTACAACCCCAAGTTTTAG
- the LOC102717451 gene encoding very-long-chain enoyl-CoA reductase, which produces MWWWPPFLFPPPPSALVAVASAAQLASMANAGLRELRGEHMAYSKFWQVVAGKRQDGGGRLLPSRRGMLVAYVPALVVAAVAFAVPGAVEGMRAQLLAAALAVHFLKRVLEVLFVHQYSGSMPLTTAATISSSYFLITAAMLYAQHLAAGLPDPPVDLLYPGVAAFAVGIAGNFYHHFLLSQLRTTTAKTKEYRIPTGGLFALVACPHYLFEIVGFFGFAMIAQTVHALAVAAGAAAYLAGRSCATRRWYESKFEDFPASVKALVPYIL; this is translated from the exons ATGTGGTGGTGGCCGCCGTTCCtgttcccgccgccgccatcggcgctcgtggcggtggcgtcggcggcgcagcTCGCGTCGATGGCGAACGCCGGCCTCCGGGAGCTCCGCGGCGAGCACATGGCGTACTCCAAGTTCTGGCAGGTCGTCGCCGGGAAGAggcaggacggcggcggcaggctgCTGCCCAGCCGGCGGGGGATGCTGGTGGCGTACGTGCCGGCGCTCgtcgtggcggcggtggcgttcgCCGTGCCCGGCGCCGTGGAAGGGATGCGCGCccagctcctcgccgccgcgctcgccgtccACTTCCTCAAACGAGTTCTCGAG GTACTGTTCGTCCATCAGTACAGTGGAAGCATGCCACTCACCACGGCGGCCACCATCTCCTCCAGCTACTTCCTCATCACCGCCGCCATGCTCTACGCGcagcacctcgccgccggcctcccggACCCTCCCGTCGACCTGCTCTACCCCGGCGTggccgccttcgccgtcggCATCGCCGGCAACTTCTACCACCACTTCCTCCTGTCCCAGctgaggacgacgacggcgaagacGAAGGAGTACAGGATCCCCACCGGCGGCCTCTTCGCGCTCGTCGCCTGCCCGCACTACCTCTTCGAGATCGTCGGCTTCTTCGGCTTCGCCATGATCGCGCAGACGGTGCACGCgctcgccgtggccgccggcgcggcggcgtacCTCGCCGGAAGGAGCTGCGCCACCCGGAGGTGGTACGAGTCCAAGTTCGAGGATTTCCCTGCTAGCGTCAAGGCGCTTGTTCCATATATTCTGTAA
- the LOC102717171 gene encoding atherin-like, protein MSSSPSLASTAKRPGGCVHGPQPQPLIVPAEAASRPTKKPRVVAAAAGDPGPVIVYELTPRVVHARPEEFRAVVQKLTGKQSAAPPASAVTSHGQVAGGGGRREAETKTTAVAVAADPLVLALGKQRQPPAPPAIDDSSAAVPPPSPSSLFFSPTTMQALQELGVLF, encoded by the coding sequence atgtcgtcgtcgccgtcgctggcgTCGACGGCGAAGAGGCCAGGCGGGTGCGTCCACGgcccgcagccgcagccgctgATCgtgccggcggaggcggcgagccggccgACCAAGAAAccccgcgtcgtcgccgccgccgccggcgacccggGACCGGTGATCGTGTACGAGCTCACGCCCAGGGTCGTCCACGCGCGGCCGGAGGAGTTCAGGGCCGTCGTGCAGAAGCTCACCGGCAAGcagtcggcggcgccgccggcttcAGCCGTGACATCGCATGGTCAGGtggccggaggcggaggaaggCGTGAGGCTGAGACGAAGACGACCGCcgtggcggtggccgccgaCCCACTGGTGCTCGCGCTTGGGAAGCAGCGTCAGCCGCCTGCTCCGCCGGCGATCGATGacagctcggcggcggtgcctCCTCCATCGCCGAGCAGCCTCTTCTTCTCCCCGACCACGATGCAGGCCTTACAAGAGCTGGGCGTTCTGTTCTAA
- the LOC121055041 gene encoding myosin-binding protein 7-like, producing the protein MDPVAATSSASSWRRSVRCRAPEAEEERELGRRVDEMETTVERLRAEKEEAEAEEGELRAELEAERAAAETAASEAMLMIERLQRDKAAALVEARQFRRLAEGRADRDRVMQDELASVSALAASYLSLLRAHGVDPEDDDDDGNNQKEQPPVEHPDAEEEEESRGSCGDSDFKDKVVVARASPSLPPQEKVFDHTAHVKRAAATAAGNRAADMSENLHGRVEALEADWTAMRREVAALRAERAQAVLAREVARRLLCRETAPQKPRFSVLAICKVVAEYFSQIWR; encoded by the coding sequence ATGGATCCCGTCGCCGCCACATCCTCGGCGTCCTCGTGGCGCCGGTCGGTGAGGTGTCGcgcgccggaggcggaggaggagagggagcttGGGCGGAGGGTGGATGAGATGGAGACGACGGTGGAGCGGCTGCGggcggagaaggaggaggccgaggcggaggagggggagctGCGCGCAGAGCTTGAGGCcgagcgcgccgcggcggagacggcggcgagcgaggcgATGCTGATGATCGAGCGGCTGCAGCGGGACAAGGCGGCCGCGCTCGTGGAGGCCCGCCAgttccgccgcctcgccgaggGCCGCGCCGACCGCGACCGCGTGATGCAGGACGAGCTCGCGTCCGtctccgcgctcgccgcctcctacctctccctcctccgcgcccACGGCGTCGACcccgaagacgacgacgacgacggaaaCAACCAGAAGGAGCAGCCTCCCGTCGAACACCCGGAcgcggaggaagaagaggagagccGCGGCAGCTGCGGCGACTCGGATTTCAAGGACAAGGTGGTCGTCGCGCGAGCAtcgccgtcgctgcctccACAGGAGAAGGTGTTCGACCACACGGCACACGTGAAGcgcgcggcagcgacggcggccgggaatCGCGCCGCCGATATGTCGGAGAATCTGCACGGGAGAGTGGAGGCGCTCGAGGCGGACTGGACGGCAATGCGCAGGGAGGTCGCGGCGCTACGAGCGGAGCGCGCGCAGGCGGTGCTGGcgagggaggtggcgcggaGGCTGCTGTGCCGGGAGACGGCGCCGCAGAAGCCGCGCTTCTCGGTGCTCGCCATTTGCAAGGTAGTAGCAGAATATTTTTCGCAAATCTGGCGATAG
- the LOC102717729 gene encoding serine/threonine-protein kinase RIO1-like codes for MATAATAVYLHEVDSRFADADEEGAMTVPVEEVKSKEEAVDVEEEEEDEGEWSDSDVGDALDWLDAVEGHDGTGRPATSFTAAAGAAAARRPNAHGGVLSRPFQPISNRTQKLASHIRATPLEEWEGRMNVGMSNSVTTAIRDSIRETAIGKTRNTEKADRATVEQAIDPRTRMVLFKMLNRGNFNTINGCISTGKEANVYHASKADGQELAIKIYKTSVLVFKDRDRYVQGDYRFRHGYCKHNPRKMVKTWAEKEMRNLLRVKAAGIRCPVPLLLRLHVLVMEFIGKGGWAAPRLKDADLSDDKLRISYLELITTMRTLYQKCKLVHGDLSEYNILYFEGHLYIIDVSQSVDLDHPSALEFLKEDCLHVTDFFKKRGVAVMSVKELFNFVIDQNIADEDVDDYLEKIQQKMLENGEMVADEDEITPTVLVQTLDYVKQCEADIVNMSMMQRPSLAYEPTADKLYDQPLLGFVRNRNEPPKNQPQPQPQPQLEEPLDNNEESESEDSECCTSSDEDGSWHETSKVGPEERKAARKENKKKVKEEKREARKTKIPKAEKKKRKKMAKAKCKR; via the exons ATGgcgaccgccgccaccgccgtctaCCTTCATGAGGTGGATAGCCGcttcgccgacgccgacgaggagggagCGATGACAGTTCCAGTCGAGGAGGTCAAGAGtaaggaggaggcggtggatgtggaggaggaggaggaggatgaaggGGAGTGGTCCGACTCCGACGTGGGCGACGCTCTAGATTGGCTGGATGCCGTGGAGGGCCACGATGGTACGGGCCGGCCCGCCACCTCCTTCACGGCCGCAgcaggcgccgccgcggcgcggaggccgaACGCGCATGGAGGGGTGCTGTCACGCCCCTTCCAGCCGATCTCCAACCGCACCCAGAAACTCGCCTCGCACATCCGCGCCACGCCACTGGAG GAGTGGGAAGGTAGGATGAATGTGGGGATGTCAAATTCAGTGACGACTGCGATAAGGGACAGCATAAGGGAGACAGCAATTGGGAAAACAAGGAACACAGAGAAGGCTGACCGTGCTACAGTAGAACAG GCTATTGATCCAAGAACACGAATGGTTTTGTTCAAGATGTTGAATCGTGGCAATTTTAATACCATAAATGGTTGCATTTCTACAGGGAAagag GCAAATGTTTATCACGCATCAAAAGCAGATGGCCAGGAGCTTGCAATcaaaatctataaaacatcTGTCCTTGTTTTTAA GGATAGAGACCGATATGTCCAAGGAGATTACCGCTTTAGACATGGTTACTGCAAGCATAATCCGCGGAAAATGGTGAAGACCTGGGCTGAAAAGGAGATGAGAAATCTTTTACG AGTTAAAGCAGCTGGAATCCGATGCCCAGTACCATTGCTCTTGAGGCTTCATGTGCTGGTGATGGAATTTATTG GAAAAGGAGGTTGGGCTGCTCCTCGTCTCAAGGATGCTGATTTATCTGATGACAAGTTGCGTATAAGTTATCTTGAG TTAATTACGACAATGCGGACACTCTACCAAAAATGCAAACTTGTCCATGGAGATCTGAGTGAATACAACATTCTTTATTTTGAG GGACACTTGTATATCATTGATGTTTCACAATCTGTTGACCTTGATCATCCTTCAGCGTTGGAGTTCTTGAAGGAAGATTGCTTGCATGTTACT GACTTCTTTAAAAAACGTGGTGTTGCTGTTATGTCAGTAAAAGAGctatttaattttgtgattgatCAAAATATTGCTGATGAAGATGTTGATGATTACTTGGAAAAG ATTCAGCAAAAGATGTTGGAAAATGGAGAGATGGTTGCAGACGAAGATGAAATTACCCCAACAGTCTTGGTTCAG ACACTGGATTATGTGAAACAATGCGAAGCAGATATTGTCAACATGTCAATGATGCAACGCCCATCCTTGGCTTATGAACCAACAGCAGATAAGCTCTATGACCAACCATTGTTAGGATTTGTGCGGAACAGAAATGAGCCTCCCAAAAACCAACCCCAACCGCAACCGCAACCACAACTAGAAGAACCATTGGATAATAATGAGGAATCTGAATCAGAAGATAGTGAATGTTGCACTAGTTCTGATGAAGATGGTTCATGGCATGAGACTTCCAAGGTGGGACCTGAGGAGAGGAAGGCTGCTCGgaaggaaaacaaaaagaaagtaaaggaagaaaagagagaggctCGCAAGACAAAGATCCCAAAGGctgagaagaagaagaggaagaagatggcaAAAGCCAAGTGCAAGCGGTAG